GGAAAAACACAGCTGTGATTCATGCGATGAATCTAAGATCTTGTTCAGAGATTTCAAAACATATCACCCTTTACTTTGTAGACAGCCTAGGACCTGAAGGGTGGGATCCTGAAGGCCAGCAGCACCAGTGAACTCAGAATGACAGGGAAGAAGCTGCCCTGGTTGCCAAAAAATTTTCCTGCTCTGCATGCTCAATAAGAGGTAATATTTAAttcttcatccatagatctcaaagcatctcACAAAGGTCAGTAAGCattattttacagagggggaaactgaggcacagaggagtgtGGTGACATACTTAAGATTTCAGTATGTCATAGCAGAGCTGGAATAGAATCTGGGTTTCCTCCCAGCTGGTGCCCTATCAGTTGGATCATGGCCATGCCACTCCAAAGGAAACTAAAGTCAAGATAGCATGAAGTGAGGGGTTCTCGCTATGAGTAGGTTCTCCCTTATTCTGGAGAGCAGGGTGGattttaatcataatttaaatcaaCAACTAGGAAaccttgggggagggatagctcagtggtttgagcattggcctgctaaacccagggttgtgagttcaatccttttaggccatttaggggtctggggcaaaaattggggattggtcctgcttcaagcagggggttggactaggtgacctcctgaggtcccttccaaccctaaccttctatgattctatgatcctaacTTAAGTCATGTTTTCCATTTATATTTTCCTAAATAAagattgattctcattggttggtaatcATTAAAACATACTGATTTGCATTTAAACATGGCCTTTGCACTTTATGTGGTGCTGCTTTTTGCTAATCAGAAGGATATATCATATCTATGCACAATTATTTAAGCAGTTCTATAGCTTAACGTACCCTTGttgaaattcttaatttttacatttttattacgttagaaaatggtgaatgatgcatttcttgctagattaatttttttacttacGATATGAGTCAAGCTCTTTTTGGAAATTCAGCATTTAAACTTTTTATGAAATCAAGCTACCCTAAATGCACTGGATACATAAGgaaaaaaagtttataaaaaatgtattgcCTTTGAAATTAATTGAGGGCTTGTTTACGCTACAGGGTTTGGTCAACGTAGGGCAGCGTCCGTTGATCTAACTCTGTGTAGCATCATAGACGTTATAATGTTGGTCCTGCTGTTGTAAGTCGCCCGCTACACcaacctaataactccacctccgtgagaggcgtaATGCTTAGGTCGaggtagttaggttgatgcagtgtgtgtgtagacactgtgttgcttgcCCAGCTCAAGCTGTCAAAGACAGCAACAGGTGATATAAGCGCAGGGCTGACATGCTAGAGCCTCTCCGCcccatgtggggctggcaggTGCAGTGGCTGGTCTCCGAGCTGTCAGTGCCCCATGCTGTCAGTTACATCAGtagaagcgctcctggtgaggatgtgcaccaccaaCAGAGGGggcgtagtgtggacatgaaagaCTGCAGTAATTTCTGCGGTGGCTGTACACGACCCTaatttaggtcaacttaattttgtagtgtagacttgccctgatttattaaacaaaggaagtattagcTGTAGTTAATGGATTGAACTGATAATTTCTGGTCATTGTCCTTCAAGGTTTTAGTACTAGTAGATTTTGgcctctcacacctagtttttattcatagattggaagaggagaCTCCtggttggtttcttaactttgagctagtcactgaactgaactaaaaagaaaaggagtacttgtggcaccttagagactatgcatccgatgaagtgagctgtagctcacgaaagctcatgctcaaataaactggttagtctctaaggtgccacaagtactccttttctttttacgaatacagactaacacggctgttactctgaaacctgaactgaactagttgagtAAACTGAAGTGAAGACAATATTTTCTCTGTATCTTCTGAATATATCAAAAACTGGTTTGGCACTTCATAcactggttccaggtgcttagccatgGAACTTGCACCAGTTCAGTGgcttgattttctttaaaacttgtcaGCAAATCTGTACTacttaatattttttatatttaggtGTTGTTTTAATAGATTACAATGAATTTAGGTCTTACTGTAGGTtattatttcaaatttaattttaaataggtttattttttaaaaacctgtatttaatttaaattaaaaaaaatgttttaaatacatttttatccaCCCTACTGGAGACCTAGCATGATGTGGGCAGCTGATCCACTTTCTGCTGGTAGTGTGTTAGAGTGATTAATCTCAGAAAATGGGGGAAATCAATTCGGTACCTCTTAACTTGGTTCAGGGATAACTGCTGGTAGACTCAGCAACACCACTGTGGGGCCTCATGGCAAATCCTGTTGAGTGACCACCTCAGCCTAGACATGTCTATGCTCAAGAGGCTTGAATAAACCAGGTGTGTCCTCATGTACAAAGTCCCTATAGCCACTTTCTGGTTGTGTGTTCATCTGTTAATGGCAAAATCTCTCCTTCTCATTGACTGCTAGCCAACTGTGGGATCCTCAAATTTATCCATCACTACCCCCCAGGCAATCAGAGCTTGGGTGCTGGGTGCCCAAGAGGCTAGGCCACTTGTTTCACTCAGGCCCCACAAACATCATTGTTTATAATAATGGCTGGTTCTTAAGTGGACTTAGTCCAGCCCTTGGCTAGCTGGAAGGTCACTGCAGGGCTGAGCCCAACGGAGAAAGGAGGATTAATCCAAAAAGTCCCTTACTCCCCTCCACCTTCCAAAGGATTAGACTATCTGATGATCACTAATTTTAATTTCCCTGCGTTCCAGGGAATTATGGAGGACAAACGCAACATCCCAATCATCGAGTGGGAGCATCTGGACAAGAAGAAGTTCTATGTGTTTGGTGTCTGCATGACCATGATGATCCGGGTGAGCGTTTACCCCTTCACGCTCATCCGAACACGGCTGCAGGTCCAGAAGGGCAAGAGCCTCTACAACGGGACCTTTGATGCCTTTGTGAAGATATTGCGGGCGGAAGGGGCAGCTGGGCTGTACCGGGGCTTCTTGGTCAACACCTTCACCCTAATTTCAGGCCAGTGCTACGTGACCACCTACGAGCTCACCCGCAAGTACGTATCCAAGTACAACAACAGCAACGTGGTCAAGTCGCTGGTGGCCGGCGGTTCAGCCTCTCTGGTGGCACAGAGCATCACGGTGCCCATAGATGTCGTTTCCCAACACCTCATGATGCAGCGTGAGGGTGAGAGCATGGGCAGGTTCAAAGTGCGGTACCAAGACTGCAAACGTAATGTGGTCTTCGGCCAGACCAAGGACATCCTTGTACAGATCTTCAATGCCGACGGACTGAGAGGCTTCTACAGGGGCTACGTGGCCTCTCTGCTCACCTATATTCCCAACAGTGCCGTATGGTGGCCTTTCTACCACTTCTATGCAGGTAGGTGAAATACGGAGGCTTCCGCAATGACTTGGCATGGGCAGCTACTGGGCACTTTGGGGTCTGAGTGCTGAAATGTGAATGCTGCCTGATTTTCAGTAATCCCTTTTTTTTTCGACATTACTCCTTGGGGCATTCTGCCCCAAAAcattaaattctgcacacagtattttaaaattctgcaaaattccgcaaattttatttgtcaaaataacactacataatcacatcagtttccattattttggtaatttatttcaaaataccggtctgcaagtatgtctgtaacagaGCAGACAGACATACAAAAATTCCCTCAGGaatagagttaaagaaacccctatgacaacccagttcctgtttctctgtccccttactctcccctcactccccccccccccccagcccagccagggggccagacaACCACAACCTCTCCCTAGCTGTGGGGCCCCCCATGCCAATACAcccgaaccccctcccccacataacCCAGCCATGGGATGCCCCTAGCCCAGATACCTGCAATCACTCCCCCTCCACAGCTCAGCCACGGGACCCCTGAGCCCAGCTAcaggaccctcccccccccattgcaCAGATACCTacactcccagagcccagccacagggcccTCTCTTGCCCAGATACCGCCCCCCTCCAGAGCTCAACCATGGCCCCCCCAGCCTAGACAcctgctcctctcttcccccgGAGTCCAGGGACTGAGAAGGAaagcctgatgcttggtcccaggcttgcatggagtttcctgcgcGCCGCCcactccttccttcagggcatgctgggaactgcagctgctaggAACcttctagctccctctccctcccccgagcAGTGTCTTCTCTCTGTGAGCTGGGGTCTGCTGGGCCCAGTGCTGGCTATCAggactgcagcccatttctgtgggagaaaggaaattctgcgAGCACAACATTAagttctgcattgcacagtggtgcagaattcccccaggagtattacaTGTAATTATGAAATTACTAATTCAGGATTCAATCTACTAATTTTGCAAGCTAATTTTGTAAGCATGCACACACGTTAAAAAAGTGCGTCTCTCTCACTGCTACTGAGGTCCGACGAACACAGGAAATAGTGTCGCGGCCGCTGGCGTTATTCTCCACCGCCCCACGGCACCTGTGCACTGCACAGTGAGACTCTGAAAGGAGGCAAGCTGCAGCAATTGTTTGAGGTGATGGATTCACCACCTAACCCACGGGATGCGTTGCAGTCTAACTGCCCAGAATGGACCCTGCTGGCCTATATTAATGTGCACTCGATAGCTAGCGCGCACCAGCAGGGACTGCATGGGGCGGTTAGAGCGCAACGTGCAGCCGGTGGCTTGGGCGGGGAATCCAACGCCCCAAGCCCTACAATGCCCTATCAGACCCTCCCTACACGGCCTTCTGGGGAGGAGAAGtcggaggggcaggaggaggcagtggcagcGGAGGAGAGGGAACGCaacagagaagggagaagagaaggatcATCCTGGGATAGATGTCCAGGCCCAGGACTGGCCACGGTAATTAAGGGCCCTAGGCAGCATAGGAGGGCAGCTTTCCTAGGGTCAGTCCACCCCTTCTTCTTGTTTGGGGATTGTTTTTACATAAATATTCCTAAATGTCTCAGAGCAAGGCTGTTATCtctgtaaatgagatcagagtcCCAGCCATAGTGATTCGCACTCATGCACTTGAACTGACTAGGGGCTGGAAAGGCGTTTTCCCCACAAGGCACAAAGGCAGAGAGCGGGTCAGGGGAGGCATGACTGTCCCCTGGAGCACTGAGCAGCCATCATCTCTTGGATCAGGTGGCTTGTATCCCATTTGATCACATTCTTTAATCAGTGGAGAGCGAAGCATTGATAGACCTCAGCTCTGGCAAGAGAGTGCCTGtctgagagcaggggactggacttgatgaccttgagaggtcttttCCAGCCCTATATTGCTATGATAAACAACCTCTTTCCTGAAGAAACGGCCATTaaattgctctgtgtgtgtgtgtgtgtgtgtgtaagtgtttaAAAACTACACATGATGTTACTTAATATACTAACATGTAAAAGCAGAATGAAGAAAGCGATGGCCCCCACAGTGTGGTAAGCTCTTTAGAGAACACATTGTTCTCTGCTTGGAGGGATGTAGCAAGAAGCAGTGTTACAATTCACTAGGTACTACCCTTCTGGAGACTTAAATAGCCTATGGAGGAGTCAGTTTAATACGAATCTTTGCAGACAATATGCAGTGTCTTTATATTAGAGCAAACAAGCTAGTCCTAGAAACATAATGAGGCATGTGAGCAGTGCATATGTATGTAAcaagttttcccatctgtaaaacacgGATCCTACTCCGTGAAGTTGGTATGGGTGAATGCTGGAAGTTCTGGCTGGAAGGAGGCACAGAACAGCTgagtatatacatatatacacgtGTCTGTAACTTTACTCTCCCTCCCGTTCCCAGAACAGCTCTCTCGCCTGACGCCTAAAGACTGTCCACACCTCCTCCTCCAAGCTATATCAGGGCCACTAGCAGCTGCAACGGCTTCCACTCTGACCAACCCCATGGATGTCATCAGGGCTCGCGTGCAGGTAAGAGCTCGTCCTAAAGGTAGCGTGGTCTAGAGGCTAGAGGGCAGGACTGGGAGTCACAAAGCACAAGTactatcccagctctgccactgatctgtgcAGctgtgagcaagtcactttgtctctttTCTCAGTGGCTTCTAGCATTTATTTCTAGGTGCTCCGATGGATTGTTAAAAACTCTCCgtggctgtaaaatggggagattACCCCTTCGTTTTTCTCCTGATCTAGTGTCATTAAAGGCTTGTCCAGAGTGGGGTCAGAACCTTGCTAGCTAAAGCCATGTTGTGAGACTGTTGTTGGTCACAGGGTTCCCGGATTGGTATGAACAGAGAAATGGTCCTGTGTAAATTTCATGTAATCTTGCTATGGACGGACTTCTAGGGGAATCTGTAGCACTGTTCTCACGGGAAAGATCCCTATCTACAATGGTCACGGAATTCATTCTAGTACCCTGGTACAGTTTAAATTCAGTTGTACCAGCCTGCTTCTCCAGTGTATTTTATTTGGTTTATTTCCTGACCTGATGAGCACAAAAATACCCCCCTGATTTCAATCCCTTGCTGCTCCTATGAAACTCTGTTCTTGTTGGTCAAAGCTCatattatttttcctttgcaCTTCTCCTGATCTTCCATCTCCGCGCTCCAGACTGTAACAGCGTCGCCAtgtaaagacaggtttcagagtaacagccgtgttagtctgtattcgcaaaaagaaaagtacttgtggcaccttagagactaaccaatttatttgagcataagctttcgtgagctacagctcacttcatcggatgcatactgtggaaaatacagaagatgtttgtttttatacacacaaatcatgaaaaaatgggtgtttatcactacagaaggttttctctccccccaccccactctcctgctggtaatagcttatgtaaagtgatcactctccttacaatgtgtatgataatcaaggtgggccatttccagcacaaaaacctggaaatggcccaccttgattatcatacacattgtaaggagagtgatcactttacataagctattaccagcaggagagtggggtggggggagagaaaaccttttgtagtggtaaacacccattttttcatggtttgtgtgtataaaaacaaacatctgtattttccacagtatgcatccgatgaagtgagctgtagctcacgaaagcttatgctcaaataaattggcatGTAAAGAGCGGCTGTGAGGTAGTGAGCAGGAGCCAGCCAGAATAACCTAGAACTTACACCTACATGGCACACTTTCATCCCCAAATGATATACATGTCGCACTGCTGAAAGGCAGCCAGCTCTGGAGATGTGGGCAGCACCCAGCAGGAAGTGAAATTCTGTCCCGAGACAAACTCCAGGCTTGTGGGGTCTCTAATGTAAACACATAGGGTGatggagaaaacataaaataatgcaAGTGCTTAAATTCCACTATGGGCAGGTTGTTGCATCATTGCGTTGTCACAGGGTGGGCTGGTCCTTTAAGGGCATTGGGTTTAGCTGCACATGTGACGAATCAGCTGCCTCGCAAGTGGCTAGATGAAAATTCAAGCAGCTCAGTTAGTTGGGAGAGCTGCAGAGAGGCTCCTGCAGGAAACCCTGGGCTAGGGAAAGGACCTGGAAGGCGGCTTGCCAAACTAGCTAGGTACAAGACATGACTCAGGATCCCACTGTATAGGTAGCAGAAGAAGCCCTCTGAGGCATAGGTGTTAGAAGGGTTCATGTGGCAATACCTGGTTTACCTGTGTGGTGATGAACTGTGTTTGGATAAATGGATTATTTGGAAAAGGGAACGAAATACTGACACTGGTGGGAGCTTCATTGACACGCTGGCCAAGGAGCTGGCCTCTAGCTTACacgggagtggggaaactgaggcagggtccGACCGCAGGTTTGCGAAGTCCCAGTTACAGTCTTCTttggggtttcttgcatctttcttTGGAGTagctggttctggccactgtcCGAGCAAGGGCACCAGACTAGAGGGACCTTGAGTCTGATCTGGTGCTCTAGTTTCTATGGTTCCCCTTCACattaaaaaccagaaggcaattCAATGGTATGCCCCTTGAAGGAGCTCAACGGAGTGCAATATCTTCCAGTCTTATTGCAGAACAACCCCTTATGCAACCACAGATGCAGTTGTTTTATCTGCCACTGCCCGAGCTGCCTCTCTGAGCAATCGCCTCTCCTAACGGTTTCACTCTTGGCTTTGCAGGTGGAAGGCAAGAGTTCCATCATTCTCACTTTCAAGCAGCTAATGGCAGAGGAAGGCCCATGGGGCCTCACTAAAGGCCTCTCCGCCCGCATCATATCCGCCACCCCTTCCACCATCGTCATAGTGGTGGGGTACGAAACGCTGAAGAAGTTGAGCCTCCGCCCAGAGCTTGTGGACTCTAGACATTGGTAGCAAACACTGAGTGAGAGAGCGTCTTATAAACCCTATGGATTGAGACAGTGCTTAAAAGCTCAGcgaaagagagagagctgggctACTCCTTGGTCTCCTGCAATTACAGGATTGTGTCGTTTCACAGCGGAGGACAGAATCGAGAGCAGCTGCAGTCACCTCCTCAGGTCTGTTGCAACACAACATTCTACTGCTATCCggttggaaaaacaaacaaacgtatGGCAAAGCTTTTGACTGACAGTTCATTCAAGGACAACCAGGTGTGTGAGTGAAACCCAACAATTTCCTGATCTCTCTTAAATGAAAGACTATCGggttaagcaaaaaaaaaaaaaaaaaaattattcttgaaATGAATTGTAATCTTTTAATTTTGCCAAATTTCCATATGGGGGGAAATGTACAAACTCTAGCAGGGCCTCCTGGTGGAAAGTCTGCTAATTGCAGGGGTATTGTGGGAGGtggaaaaatatataatatatatgtatatagtaaAACTTTTCTCAAacatcctttttttatttttaaaaaatgagggaAGAGAGTAACAAATACCTGGATCAGTTTTTAAGACCTTGCTTACCACTTTCTGAATAGATCTGTACATAATTTTTGTATATTCTTGGAAACTATTTCACTTCCTTGCACATCTTCCAAGTGTCAGAGCTGGTGTTCTGATGCTCAGGAGAGTTAAATAACATTTGAGCTGTTTGTTTCTTTAGGCTAATGGCAATTATGGCTCCTAATCCAGGTTttaatcatcttttttttttttttttaattgtgttttttttttatttcagggtTGGGTAGGGAGGGGAAGACATTTATTGAGGGACTGACTGGTTAACTCTTTGCCCTTGGCAAATGTGAGTGTAAACATTCTACATCCAGTGGAAATGTCTGCTGCTCCCCACCCTTAATTTCTATAGGCACAAACAAATCCAGAGAGTGATGGAAATGCTCAACTGCCTTGTCTTTAGGTGCAAATTGAACTGGATGTGACTAAGGAGTAGAAGCTGAATTTGCTTTAATTGACATAGGATGCAAGAAGGAAAATCGCTTCTGCCTTTCCATCCATACCTGATAGGTGTGCATGTATCAGATACTGAGTATCATTACTACAGAACAGATCAAAATCCTGtgcctgggggagaggaagggggtttTCACCAACTTTTGCTGTAGAGAAAAGCTTATTCCAAACTATGGCTTGTCTCTTACCAAACTAAGGCTCCGAATCAAGTTGTGCAGGATGAGCCTGTACTCAGTGGGTCCGATTCTATTCTTAGTCACATTACTCCAGACTTGCATCCTGTGatggagagcagaatctggctcccaGGTCTTGCTTTTcctagctagttatagaggttgTGGGGGCTCAGTAAGATCGAGTAGATAACCCACTACTTCCAAATAACTGATTCATATAGCTCAGACTGATACTTGGCTGCCTGTTTTCATCCATCTGACTACCTTAATGATGATTTTTTGGTGCCAACCCTGTTGCACTGCAGCTGTCCATCTCTTGTTCAGCTGTCCATCTGTCTTCTAGCCCTCAGTAGAGCATGGGCTTCCCCTGAGCCCCAGATGTGCACAGACTTAAGGAGCTCCTGGTTTACTCTGCAGATAGAGTGAGCACAGTCAGCCCTGGGGCACAGAATAAAGGCTCAAAGttcagactgcctgtgtgacattgggcactGTGCTCCAGTTCCCCTTCTATTACACGGAGAAAATAGTACTCTTCACATGGGATGTTACGAGGATAACCATGAGGTGCTAACacaccatggtgatgggtacCATATCAGGAACTAGACAGAGGCAAGAAGGCCAGCTGGTACATCCAGCATCTTACCCTGACTTTGCTCTCCTCTGAGCTATGTACATGAATGCTCGGTGTATAGAACTCCCTTCTTCAATACACTATAGTCCATAATACGATACTAAACCCTATTCCCTTAAAAAGAAAGATGGGGCAAGAGGAGAATATCAACATTAAGAATCGAACCACGTGAACTTGCAGGGGGGAAAATGTGGGTCTTAAACCAGTAAATACGGAGAAAATTTTGTTCAAATTACCTGGGATAATGAGTTTCCCTGTCCCTGGGCATGCTGTAGGAGGAACAcactgctttgtgtgtgtgtgatatataatGTACATATGAAACATCAGTGATATGCAGGTGAGGTGTCAAATATAGCAAAGGGTTATAGTCCTACTGTGGACTTCAACGCTGTAAGTAAACTGAAATTGTATCCCATGATAAATTAGTCCTCTTTCATTTGAAAACAGAAGGTTTTCTTAACTCAGGCAGGTAACTTATGATTTCTAGTGGGTAACGATTTCAAATACTCTGGAGTCATGTTGCTTTTTTT
The sequence above is a segment of the Chelonia mydas isolate rCheMyd1 chromosome 24, rCheMyd1.pri.v2, whole genome shotgun sequence genome. Coding sequences within it:
- the SLC25A44 gene encoding solute carrier family 25 member 44, yielding MEDKRNIPIIEWEHLDKKKFYVFGVCMTMMIRVSVYPFTLIRTRLQVQKGKSLYNGTFDAFVKILRAEGAAGLYRGFLVNTFTLISGQCYVTTYELTRKYVSKYNNSNVVKSLVAGGSASLVAQSITVPIDVVSQHLMMQREGESMGRFKVRYQDCKRNVVFGQTKDILVQIFNADGLRGFYRGYVASLLTYIPNSAVWWPFYHFYAEQLSRLTPKDCPHLLLQAISGPLAAATASTLTNPMDVIRARVQVEGKSSIILTFKQLMAEEGPWGLTKGLSARIISATPSTIVIVVGYETLKKLSLRPELVDSRHW